The DNA region TCACCCAGCCGTTGAGGAGCAGCCGCTGCAAGGCCGGATACAAGGCGCTCTCCCCCACCTCAAGCACTTCGCCCGATGCCATGCGCAGGTGGTCGGCGATCGCGTAGCCGTGTTTGGCTCCCGACATGAGCGCTTTGAGGACGAGCAGCTCAAGCGTGCCAGGGATGAGGTCGGAGGCTGTGTTGGTGAGTCCCATCAGTTGATGATGGGACGAGAGTCGGCGAA from Acidobacteriota bacterium includes:
- a CDS encoding PadR family transcriptional regulator — translated: MGLTNTASDLIPGTLELLVLKALMSGAKHGYAIADHLRMASGEVLEVGESALYPALQRLLLNGWVKGDWGVSENNRRAKFYTLTPVGRRHLEQERAEFDRMVGLVQKVLAT